The following proteins are co-located in the Egicoccus sp. AB-alg2 genome:
- a CDS encoding carboxyl transferase domain-containing protein: MFAVAETTKDKLEELRRRQAEAAAGGGEEAIAKQHDRGKLTARERIELLLDEGSFVETDAFAVHRATGFGLEKKKILGDGVVTGHGTIDGRRVCVFSQDFTAFGGSLGEVFAAKVVKIMDLAEKMGVPVVGLNDSGGARIQEGVVSLGGYGDIFLRNVRSSGVIPQIS; the protein is encoded by the coding sequence GTGTTCGCCGTGGCCGAGACCACGAAGGACAAGCTCGAGGAGTTGCGTCGCCGTCAGGCCGAGGCGGCCGCCGGTGGTGGCGAGGAGGCGATCGCCAAGCAGCACGACCGGGGCAAGCTGACCGCCCGCGAGCGGATCGAGCTGCTGCTCGACGAGGGCTCGTTCGTCGAGACCGACGCGTTCGCGGTGCACCGGGCGACCGGGTTCGGGCTGGAGAAGAAGAAGATCCTGGGCGACGGGGTGGTGACCGGTCACGGCACCATCGACGGCCGCCGGGTGTGCGTGTTCAGCCAGGACTTCACCGCGTTCGGTGGCTCGCTGGGCGAGGTGTTCGCCGCCAAGGTCGTCAAGATCATGGATCTGGCGGAGAAGATGGGCGTCCCGGTCGTCGGGTTGAACGACTCCGGCGGTGCCCGCATCCAGGAGGGCGTGGTCTCCCTGGGCGGCTACGGCGACATCTTCCTGCGAAACGTCCGCAGCTCCGGGGTGATCCCGCAGATCTCC